Sequence from the [Bacteroides] pectinophilus genome:
CAGTTGTCATACTGCTTAAGATCAACAGTAGTACCGCCTTTGACTTCAACCACATGAGTGTCGTTTATAATGAGCCATGCAGATGCAGCGGACGGGTTATAAACAAAGCTTAAGTTTGCGGCAAACTGTAGTCTGTCAAACACATCCATGTAATCAACAATCTCAATATTGGTTGCATACCATATATCATCCTGACCGCCTATGAGTGAACAGAACTCATCCATGAGATTCCAGTTGTTGTCATTCTCAAATTCATAGCTATGTCCCCATACATACATCATATAGAGATACTGTTTTTTATACAATGCCTTAAAGTTCTCGCCAAACTTCATAAGGTTATGCTTATGGTGGCACGTTGCTTTCCATTCCATGAAGTCAGACGGAAGAGAAAAGCCTGTCTCATCACCTACAGGAACAGGACCCTGTGCATCATTATTGGCGAGCTCAGTTGCATGAACCATTGCGTATGAATCACCTACAGCACGGCCATATACATAGCCGATGCTTCTGGCAATGCTTCCGATGCGCTTGCTGTATGAACCGTTAGGATATGCTATGCCACGGATAGGATAGCCCATTACGCTCTCAAGAAACTTGCGGTCCTCAAGAAGTTCCTGAACAATCTCGACAGAAGGGCATCTGTCAATAGTAGGATGCGTGAGTGTGTGTGCAGCAACCTCATGTCCTTTATATAATTCACGCCATTCTGACGGGTCAATACGCTTGCCGTCATTATATAAGCCTGAATTTAGATTGAATGTTCCTTTTATGCCATATTTATTAAAAATATCAATAAGCTTACGGTCTGCAAACTTGCCGTCATCATAACTCATTGTAAGTACTTTATGCTTTCCTCCCGGAAATGCTTTGTATATCTTTATCATGTCCAAGCGTCCTTTCAAAATTCTTTTTCATATTATATTATACAGCTAATGATTTTTCAATAGTTCATAAGCGTGAAGTATAACAGTATTTTCCTTACACAGAAAATATAATCAATTTTTGTGCAATTGCCGCGTGCATATATCGGAAGACTGGCAGTTAATGAATCGTTAATATAGATGTCTGCACTTCCGACGATATCTTTGTCATTTACGGGAGCTTTAATCGTACCCGGGAGATTGTATGTAACATTTACCACATCTGTATCGGCAATCAGCATAGAAAGACTGTCGGGTATATATGTTTCCACATATTCGGTTGTGCCGTCAGAAACGCATATATTGCGATAATCATCAATGGGAACAAAAATATCCCTGTAGTAATAAGAAGCTTTTGCATACTCGAGGATTTTGCGTGTATCTTTCCATTTATAGGTTTTGTTGCCGGGCCATCCGCAGGCAAGTACAACGCTCACAAAACGTCTTCCGTCGCTTGCGTATGCACATGTATAGCAGTAGCCGGCATTGCCGGTGAATCCGGTCTTGCCACATATTACACCATCCATCATATCAAGAAAAGCATTAGTATTGTGCACACTGCGTGTGGCGGTATTGTCCAGATTGTTAAATGAATAATTCCTGGTTCTTGTTATATGTATAAACTCTTCATTCTGTATACAGACTGCAAGTATTCTTGCAAGATCAACAGCAGATATAGAATGAGGGCCATTTTCATCCTCTGCATCAAGCCCGTTGGGTGTGACAAAATGTGCACTTGAACATCCGATTGCAGCTGCGCGTTCATTCATTGCAGCTGCAAATATCTGCACAAGTCTGCGGCTTTCTTCAGATGAACGGCTTGCTGCATCAGAGTGGTATGAACCGCCATCAAGATATGATGAAGCTATGTGCTCTGCAATTGCCACGGCACTGTCATTGTGTG
This genomic interval carries:
- a CDS encoding polysaccharide deacetylase family protein, translating into MIKIYKAFPGGKHKVLTMSYDDGKFADRKLIDIFNKYGIKGTFNLNSGLYNDGKRIDPSEWRELYKGHEVAAHTLTHPTIDRCPSVEIVQELLEDRKFLESVMGYPIRGIAYPNGSYSKRIGSIARSIGYVYGRAVGDSYAMVHATELANNDAQGPVPVGDETGFSLPSDFMEWKATCHHKHNLMKFGENFKALYKKQYLYMMYVWGHSYEFENDNNWNLMDEFCSLIGGQDDIWYATNIEIVDYMDVFDRLQFAANLSFVYNPSAASAWLIINDTHVVEVKGGTTVDLKQYDN
- a CDS encoding D-alanyl-D-alanine carboxypeptidase, encoding MSVIKRLLIVIMAALLSFTIPFQYRIYAAATRTPAALSQLYARYAALIDADSGRVLFEKNGYEAAPNASTTKIMTCLLALELGNPDDVVTVSSYAASMPDVQLNIKKGEHYRLNDLLYSLMLQSHNDSAVAIAEHIASSYLDGGSYHSDAASRSSEESRRLVQIFAAAMNERAAAIGCSSAHFVTPNGLDAEDENGPHSISAVDLARILAVCIQNEEFIHITRTRNYSFNNLDNTATRSVHNTNAFLDMMDGVICGKTGFTGNAGYCYTCAYASDGRRFVSVVLACGWPGNKTYKWKDTRKILEYAKASYYYRDIFVPIDDYRNICVSDGTTEYVETYIPDSLSMLIADTDVVNVTYNLPGTIKAPVNDKDIVGSADIYINDSLTASLPIYARGNCTKIDYIFCVRKILLYFTLMNY